In the genome of Motacilla alba alba isolate MOTALB_02 chromosome 15, Motacilla_alba_V1.0_pri, whole genome shotgun sequence, the window CTTAAAAGGTCTGTTTCATGTCtttacttaagaaaaaaatccctatttgACAGGCATTTGGAAAACAACTTAAAATGTCAACCTTGCATTGTATAGCTTACTTAATGTGATGTATCTACAACTTATTTTCCTCAAGTTATCCAGTATTTGATGGCTTCCCTAATTATTTTGATAGGTTGTTACAGAACCACCTAATGGCCTGAAACTGAATATGAGAGCAACCTACTTCAAAATTCCCCAGGAAGCCCTAGAGGAGTGCCCACATCCTGCCTTTAAATCCTTAGTCTACGTCTTGGCATTCTTCCATGCTGTGGTTCAGGAGAGAAGGAAGTTTGGGAAGGTTGGCTGGAATGTACCATATGATTTTAATGAATCTGATTTCCAGGTAAGAAAACAATTGCAATGGCTCTTAGATTCCTGAGTAGCTCAGATtacttttgaaaacacagaattccTCCAGCTTTAACCTTTCTCACAATTAGATTTTGCTtagtattttctgcttctgaggAGTCATGTAGACTCCTGATCTTCTATAATGTCAATTTAGGATGCTAAAAATTAGATTCCCaatctttcatgtttttattgCCTCTCTCATGGGTTTCTTTTCTTAAGAGGATTTAtactttacattttaattatttcagaaggaaataattGTTAGTTTTCTAACAATTTTCTAACAAGAACTACATTAAATAAACCCTATGAATATGTATACTACATTAAATAAACCCTATGAATATGTATATCTGATTTATGAATCTTCTTATCTCACATGTTCCGACAAATTCATTAGGTGTGCATGGAAATCCTTAACACCTACTTGACAAAAGCTTTTGAACAAAAGGATGATCAAATCCCTTGGAGCAGTCTCAAATATCTTATTGGGGAGGTGAGTGCTACAATGCCACAGCAATTCAGATAAATGAAGTTTCCTTTCTGCATGGGCTGCATCAAGTAAAGCTGGCAATCCTTCCTGGCTTTAAATCCAaagatttcttctttgaaaCTCCAGTGTAGCCTTGAGCAAAGGCCTTGATCTCGGTCTCAGGGAATTAGGGCCACTGTGAGCACCTGCACAACAGGGAGCGATGGTGCTTAATTAATTCTGAGAGCCCTTGGGACCTGAGCTGGAAGAGCACGGGGCTGTTGGCACCGGGGTGTCACTGGAGCTGTACCAGTGTGTGCTCTCAGAGCTGGTGCACtgcactggcagctgctgcagcatgaaatcctgcaggaaaatgttACTCTGCAGCACTGGATCCCAGCTGAGCACGAGCTGGTGCTTCAGGACGGCACCACTGCACACAAATCATCCAGATGGGTGATGAggagtgcccagagcagctctctcCAAACTAATGCCAAATATTTCCTTCCTGTCCTTCCCCTGAGAGGGGACTGGAGATGTCCTTGGGATCCATCACAGCCACTGTAAAAGCAAAGAGCATTTCTGACctttcagtgattttttaaactgtattttctgcTCCAAAAGGCAGTACTGTAGCATTGATGTGTCTGACTCCCAGGTCATGTACGGCGGGCGTGCGATCGACAGCTTTGACCGGCGCATCCTGACAGTCTACATGGATGAGTACCTGGGGGATTTCCTGTTTGACACCTTCCAGGTGTTCCATTTCTATAAAAGCGACACAGTCGATTAcaaaattccagcagggaagggaaaggatgACTTTGTTGGTAAGAAATGCCTCTCCTGCCACATTATAAAGAGGTCTGATTCCAGTGTACCTTGTCTCCATACATCGCTGCAGGGTGTGAGAAGTTGAACAGaacagcaggcactgctgctgtatGGAGTGCAGTGTCACAATCCACTGCTTTACAGGAGCACTCCTTTGGAATGTGAGCTTGTCACTGAGCTCCTTgggtgtttaaaaaaacccccaaaataacccaaaccaCACACCTCAGTAAAACAGCATGTTAATTTTGCTAATGATATCTAATATTTCTGTGGGGGAGTCTCTGTGTTTAGAAGTGTTTATTCTGTGCATTACTCCAACACCAGGTTTagcatttgattttttattCAAGCAGAGCAATACCAAAATTGCTGTGGTGTTCTGGTAACCAGAGCCCGTGTGGTTGTTTTCCAGAGGCCATAGAAGCTCTGCCACTTTCCAACTCCCCCGAGGTGCTGGGCCTCCACGCCAACGCCGAGATCGGCTATTACACGCACGCAGTGCGGGACATGTGGGTGCACCTGCTCgagctgcagccccagactGGTGCGTGCCCTGTCTGAACTGGGTTTGGGAACAGGGAATCTCCAGGGGCgagtgctgagccctggggacaggaacaGCAGCCCCGGTGTGTGGGGAGCGATCGGGGACAGGAACAGCAGCCCCGGTGTGTGGGGAGTGATTGGGGGCCGTGTTTGgcctcagagcagagggagcgggacagcaggagcaaagctgctgcagggctgagccccccaggctgggagcagctcaaCACCTGcctggaggcacagctggggacatgcagggctgtgggacaagggcagagcagaacagGGGGGGAGACTGATGCCAAAAGGTGACTCAGCTCTCAGTCTTCTCTCAGATTATTTCGTACAGATTTAGTCTCACCAGAATTTTTTGGTTTCAGGTGAAACTGGCGCAGGAATTAGTCGAGATGAATATATTGCAAATGTTGCCAAGGATATAGAAAACAAATTACCTCAAGTATTTGATCTTGACCACATACGTAAAGGCTATGGAGTAAACATCACCCCTACGACTGTGGTGCTGTTGCAGGAACTGGAACGTTTCAATAAGCTCATCGTTCGCATGGGAAAGTCCTTGGCTGAGCTGCAACGTGTAAGCAAAatcccagcacctccctgggacCAGCTGGGCCTTGCCTGCCCTCAGAACCCTCACCGTTGTTCCAGGCCTTGGCCGGGGAAGTCGGAATGAGCAGTGAGCTGGATGATGTGGCTCAGGCTCTCTTCAATGGGCAGATTCCCGGCATCTGGCGGCGGCTGGCCCCTGACACTCTCAAAACGCTTGGGAAttggattattttcttcagagctCGATATGACCAGTACAGCAGCTGGGTAAGCAAGTGCCTCCAGCCagccttttgttttgttaacCTGCACAGTGTGCTGTGCAGGCTGGGGCAGAAGCCAGTGAACACTTCAGGTAAGTTCTTGAActtgtgccagcactgcacGACTGGGGATGCGAGgcagcctcagcccagctcctccccaggcagcGCAGGGCGAGTACCGGGTGCTGCCCCTCGCTGTCTCTGGTTGCAGATCAGCGAGGGTGAGCCTGAGGTGATGTGGCTGTCGGGCCTGCACATTCCCGAGTCCTACCTGACTGCTCTTGTTCAAGCCACCTGCAGGAAAAACAGGTGGCCCCTGGATCACTCCACCCTCTACACAGAGGTAACCAAGTACAGGAAAGCAGAAGACATCACTGAAGGGGCTGCTCAGGGTAGGTGTTTTCACAACTGTTTGGCAAAAACAATTAAGTAGTTAATTGGTGAGAGAAAGAAATTGCTTGGCACATTAAATTACTTTGGTAAAACCTTGGCAGGCATTTGCCCTGGGTTTGCATTCCACAGTCCTCATGATTTCCAACTGGGAAGTAGCTGGgttctgtctctgcagagctcctgtgtGCATGAAGCATGCTCTTCCCCACAGGCAGGGACTTAACTTACCCCTCTCCCTTTcttatacatacatacacacatattttatatatatatatatatatatatatatatatatatatatatatatatagtgtgtgtgtgtatcaatatgtacatataaattaaaaaaatatatatagacACACTGATTTCTTTATGCTTACATTACCAATTCCAGCAGGCTTGTAAAGATCTATTTACATCACAAATAATGTATTGAAATGTACTTAAgcaaaaaatacctaaaaaaagTATAGTTTATTGTGTAAATATCTCTTTATGAGCGCTCTATGCCTAGAATGCTCTAATAACTAAATATAACAAGCTGGGTACAGGGAACAGCTGAGCAAGGCTCTGAGTACCAGTTCTGATTGGgaacagaggaaggaaaaagtctcattttttaaaaatctaagtGCTGTACTTGGTATTTGTACCGGAACAATTGTCCCAACCCTTCATCTGCTCTCAGTGACCCAATGATCAGGCCCAGGGGAGTTACAAAGCTCTCTGGGACTTGGGCAATAGGAGGGCAGCAAATCACATTTATTCCTGCTACTGTTTATCATGTGCAGTGCAACTGAGACagtttaatttgattttctaATACAGCTGGATGATAAAAACAAAGCTCTCAGAAAACTGcaccctgtgcagctgcagtttgAAATGCAGTGTTTGTGATGATCACTGCAGTGCCCAGAAGAGGGACTGCAGGAACACTTACCTTCAAAGACCTCCTCCATCTTTTCTAGGAGCTCAGTTTACCCAAATGTTGCATTTTCTGCCTTCACAGGCTGCTATGTTTCTGGTCTGTTCCTGGAAGGAGCAGACTGGGACATCGAGCAGGGCTGCCTCATCCCCAGCAAGCCCCGTGTCCCGGTGGTGGAGCTGCCCATCCTGAGGATCATCCCCATAGAAGCACACAGACTCCGACTGCAGGTCAGGCTCCTCCattcccttccttctgctggcACGGCTCCCAGCTGGCAGGCCCTGCCCTCTCTGCCCAGAAGCTGCATTTTATCATTTCCACTCCCATATGAAGCACCTGGTTTAACACTTCTTACACTGCCCATCGctacagtttttttcttctaaggaGGTTGATGCATTTGTTGCCTCTTTTCCCTTCAGGCACTCTTACACTCCCCCTACTCTTTCAATTACTTCCCATCCCCAGTAAATTACATAAAggacatttccattttctgggTGGTGGCTATTTAAGACCTCTAACAAACAGAATGAATTTCTGAAGCCAGTCTGTCTCCTTGAGGCCCTTGTTTGcagttccctgcagcagctcaggcagtgcTCAGTGTCTGCGCTGCCTCCTCTTGCAGAACACGCTCCGGACGCCGGTGTACACGACCTCCATGCGCCGCAACGCCATGGGCTTCGGCCTGGTCTTTGAAGCTGACCTGTACACCACCAAACACATTTCCCACTGGGTGCTCCAAGGCGTGTGTCTCACCCTCAATGCTGAATGACAGCCAAAACTAGGCACCATGTTCTTCCCCCAGAATGAAACCCTTCAGAGGTGCAGGGAAAAACCCTGGGTGGGGCTGTGTTCACTCAGGCAGACCTGACTTTAGTTAGTATTAGCTTGGTTGTATTATACTCCCAATAAACGTGTTGGAAGAATAGAGtgtatttttgtaatttgtgtttccttctggagcagctccaagcCAGTCTGTGGCTGCAAAGAGAGAGTGAATTGGTCCCGCACACACAAAGACTAAGGTTTGCCTGGGTGGTTGTAAGAAATGTCTTTAATTGCCCAAAGCATCGCTTCTGCACTGCCTGGAGCGGTGCCTCCCACCAGCTCCAACAAGTGGCAGGGTAGGTCACTCATACAACACACGACCATAAAAATATGGTGCCAACAACCAAAGTAACCAAACCAGCTGCTGGTTAATGCATACACATAACCCAGAAACCCTCAGAGAAACAACCTTGCTTTAACCAACCCCCTCTCTGATCCCTCCCCACCACTTGTGAAACAAATTCCTACCACAGAGCCAGCAAGGCGCGCGGCTGAGGCGGGTCTGGGGCTTTGGGACAGCGAGTGACAGAGGGTGCagagggcagagccctgcccggGATCAGCCCTGCTGGAAGGGTCATGCTGCAGGAATCGAGCGGGACCGCGGGCGGAGAAcggctctgccagcctgccagggcctgcGCCGGGGACGCTGACAGTGCTCCAGGGCTCCGGAGGGACACACAccaacacagctgcagaaaaagctTACAAGGGGCAAACTACAGCTGGCGAGGGGAGGGGACGGGGCAGGCAGGGATCCTTCATCAGCTGTCACAGAGAATACACGTTCCAAAATTTTAAAGGCACATCATAAGCTTAGCAGCATTTGGGAGCCAGTGTTTCTTGCTGGTCCTACTCAGAGGCTGCAGACAAGAGTGAAGCAGAGGTGAACAGAATGTAAGAAAAATGGACAAACTAGTGCTCCTATCCCAAAACTATATACCCTCCCAGCTCCTAGTATGCCTTTCTttcctagaaaaagaaaaaaaaagtagtctaACAGCTGTTGGGTCTACCTGCTACTTACTAGAAAGGAGTAGGGGAATCTGGTCAAGTGCAAGGCAAGTCCATCCCAATCCACAAGGACAGAAATCAAGGATGCCAGGTTCTCCTGCATGGATCAGTTACATCACTTACAGCTAAATACTCACATTATAGAGGGGCAGCTCAGGTTTctaggctggcagcagccagcactgtcTGATGATGCCCAGAACAAGACTAAGGTgtttaggaaacaaaaataatcccTTTACAAAAAAAGTGCAGGTTAGAGCATAAGGAACCATTTCCATATTGGATAGCCAGTTACATTTCCTCCCTGAAAAGGAGCTCTGAGCCAGTATGGAAGGTGCTACAAGTGCAGTGTACTGACTAGCCTAAAATGTGTCGAGAAGctatttgattaaaaaaacccaaaacgATCCCCACAATCAACCCAGTGTTCGTACTCTTCCTATGAGGGTTGGTAACCCTTTAAATGGTGCTTCCCCCACCCATATTTTACTTAAAGCCACAAACCAAAGTATTTAGGATTAATCAAGTAGTGCttgctggggctctggggacGTCCTTAGGTCATTGAAGTGAACGTACACGTGCCCacctttcagtgctgctgcGAGAGCGGCTGTGGCAGAGGTCAGTGGTGGCTCTGGAGTGCTCACACGCACAGTGGAGACAAGAGACCCCCTGCCAGGCCAAATGTTACCAGCCAACACGCGTGGCTGCAGTGTGAGGGAGGGGTGTTCTCTCTAAGAGCTCACTAACACAGCCCGTGCCCTTGTCCACGTGCAGTTACACTAAATGGAGCAGCACTCGGAAGCAAGCGGTCAGGTCCCCCTGATTTGGCCACAGCATGGAGTGGTTATATACCTTGCCATATGAACACAGTCCTAGGAGGTTTCGTTAGAGCAAAATGTATTAATGATGTACCCGGGAGGAGTTTGGCATGCATGGGGCATCAAAAGAAACTTCACCGCAGGTGCTATTTACCCTACAGGCTCACAGTGCATAACCAGCACAGAACAGCGCTTCCGTGGTGCTCTCAGACAGTTCTGTCTGTCCCCGAGTGCTTTCTGACCACTTTGCTTCCGTGGACCTGATCCACTGCCAGGGTCTCCACCTCCTGCGGCTGGGCGGGCGCGGCGTGGTGGATGCGATGCGCCACCCCGATGTGCGCCTTGTGCGGCTTCTCGCGGGCGGGGCTGTGCGATTCGCCGGGCGCGCGATCCGAGGGGATCGGTGGGATCACCAGCGGCCTCTCCTTGATCAGATGCACCTCTGCCGTTTCCCTGGCCAGCAGGAAGGGCGTGGGATCGGGCATGGCATCCACGGGCTCTCGCAGCACCAGCTTCCGGCTCTCCGAGCCTATTCTGTAGGCCTCTTCGAACTCGGGGTTCAGCGGCGTGGACAGGCTCTTCTTCATCCTGCGCCGCGGCGTCTCCGGCAGTTTGTCCTTGGGAGGGGACGGTTTGTAGCCGGACAGCACGGGGCTGCCGGAGGGGGTCCCATCCGAAGTCCCGCTGGCGTTCATCAGCTTCTTCTTGGCCGCGTGCAGCTGAGAGGTCAGATACGCAATCGTGCTCGCTCTCTGCTCCAGTTCACTGGACAACATATTGAGCTTATggcttttcatttttagctcttccaaatacttcttttctctttctttaataGTGTTTTCCAGCACCATTATCATCGCGTTCTTTTGTTCGAGTTCTTTCAACAATTCACTGTTTTCAGCTTCTTTGATTTTCAGTTGAGCTTCAAGATCTTTGCACTTACTTTTGAGTTCATCACTTCTTGAACCGCCACTTTCTAGAGTaacaggagaagcagaagcGTTTCAAATTAACAACAGCCATTATGTAAAACAGTACAATAGGGTTCCTCCTGCCACCCCTGAGAGAAATCCAAAAGACTAACTCCAATCATCCCACACCATCCCTCATCCAGGGATGCAACCTCAGGGAATGatcttatttcttctctttaacTGTCATTAACATAAGGCATATAAAATAACTAGGATCTagtgtatacacacacacacacatacatatatataaatttaaaaaaaataaaatatataaaagcttTGTGGTTCATTACAGCACCAGCTCAgctaagttttaaaaatagtctCCCTCTTCTGCCCCTAAAATTTGTGTCCTGTGTTCCCATATAGCAAGCAGGGAACTGTCTAGTGGAGTCAGCAGTTCCAGGTGCTATTCCTGGCTCTTTCACAGATTTCCTGTGTGACCTTGGGAAAGAACTTTTGACATttaattcataaataaataagtctGGAGAGtagaaaagcaaatacaaacaatgaaaaaaaattagtaaattGGACATGAACATTAATAAAAAGCCATGTATTCCTTACCTGATGAGTCTGAACTCTTTACAGTCAGCTCATAGGTtaaatctgaggaaaaaaagttgtttatttttgttagaACATTATCATGGAGCCCATACATCACCTGGTGAACAGATTTACAGTGACAGCTTTcaataaatacagatttaacTCTTCCCACTGCCCAAAGCAAGAATAGGAGATTCACTCCAAATTAGCAAATACGTAAAACAACTGAACTATcagctttttaaagaacaaatgaaaaatactggGCTTTGATCAGCCAGTTTGCCACGAGATACAAACTGCAGACCCTGAATCCACCCTGCTGGTGGGCTTTGCTGCTGAGGTCTCACTGCTGAAGCGGGAGCAGCCCCTCCAGGGGATGGGTACCTGTGCAGCGCTGCTGCAGGCGGCGCAGCTCCGCGTGCAGCCCCTTCAGGGTGTTGGTGTGCTCCcgctgcaggaacagcaggtTCTTCTGGGCACTCTGCAGCTGGTTCTCCAGGGTTGAGGTGGCCATCTtgaccctgccagggaacagacATGGAATTGTGACGGTGAGTTACCTTGCACATATGGGGAtcctccctgtgcagccaggATCAGAAGGAATGGCTGTTTTCTACTGTTAATGCATTGGTTGATGCATCAAATGCCACAAAAGGTTTTTCTGCTTTAGGACTATTTCGATTACAAGTGCTCCAAGTTCACCAAAAGCCTAATTATACTGtaggctggagcagggagctcatTTGTTTGGAGTTAACACATTTAAAAGATTAACTTCAGACAGTCTAAGTCATTAATCCTGTTACAAGTTAAAAGCAGAGTTCTGAGGAATGGGCTACTGTCCCTGTCTTGCTGAGGGTTTCCACTTGCCCCCAGGGATACAGGGACTGGTAAAATCCTTGGCAAGAACAAGGGAGAAAGCACTAAAATGCAGCAACactaaggaaaaagggaaagcaggggtctgagcagagccaggctggtggcactgccatgGATGTGGCTGCCATGGGTGCCCAATCTGAGATGTGGACGCTGGCACGAGGaaagctctggctgctcctgggtcTCCTCAACACCAGGCCCAATGGCACAGAGCAAGACAAGGATAATGCTTCACtccaagagaaaacaaacagatttttcttgctCAGGTTA includes:
- the CCDC92 gene encoding coiled-coil domain-containing protein 92, coding for MATSTLENQLQSAQKNLLFLQREHTNTLKGLHAELRRLQQRCTDLTYELTVKSSDSSESGGSRSDELKSKCKDLEAQLKIKEAENSELLKELEQKNAMIMVLENTIKEREKKYLEELKMKSHKLNMLSSELEQRASTIAYLTSQLHAAKKKLMNASGTSDGTPSGSPVLSGYKPSPPKDKLPETPRRRMKKSLSTPLNPEFEEAYRIGSESRKLVLREPVDAMPDPTPFLLARETAEVHLIKERPLVIPPIPSDRAPGESHSPAREKPHKAHIGVAHRIHHAAPAQPQEVETLAVDQVHGSKVVRKHSGTDRTV